One genomic region from Streptomyces sp. NBC_00457 encodes:
- a CDS encoding HlyD family efflux transporter periplasmic adaptor subunit, producing MQFRQQALAKLQSPEELDLPVRFARPQGWLVLSVTVIVMAAASVWAVTGSVASTVSAPAILTHGQGSYILQSPVAGQVTAILAEEGERLPANSPVLKVRTSEGDTVVRTIAAGRLTALAATIGQIISTGANVAAVEKVARAKDPLYATVYVPAENAASIPENAAVDLTVQSVPTQEYGVLRGHVKSVDRSAQSAQQIAAFLGDSQLGEQFTKDGRPVAVLVRLDKKKSTKSGYKWSSADGPPFALTSMTAAEGQIRLDDQRPVDWLLP from the coding sequence GTGCAGTTCCGCCAGCAGGCCCTCGCCAAGCTCCAATCGCCGGAGGAACTCGACCTTCCGGTGCGTTTCGCCCGCCCTCAGGGCTGGCTCGTCCTCTCCGTGACGGTGATCGTCATGGCGGCCGCCTCGGTGTGGGCGGTGACCGGCTCGGTGGCCTCCACGGTCAGCGCGCCCGCCATCCTCACGCACGGACAGGGCAGTTACATCCTGCAGAGCCCGGTCGCCGGCCAGGTCACCGCGATCCTCGCCGAGGAGGGCGAGCGGCTGCCCGCGAACTCGCCGGTGCTGAAGGTCCGTACAAGTGAGGGCGACACCGTCGTCCGCACCATCGCCGCCGGCCGGCTCACCGCGCTCGCCGCCACCATCGGGCAGATCATCTCCACCGGCGCGAACGTCGCCGCCGTAGAGAAGGTCGCCCGTGCCAAGGACCCGCTGTACGCGACGGTCTACGTGCCCGCCGAGAACGCGGCCTCCATCCCCGAGAACGCGGCTGTCGACCTCACCGTCCAGTCCGTGCCGACCCAGGAGTACGGCGTGCTGCGCGGCCATGTGAAGTCGGTGGACCGCTCCGCGCAGTCGGCGCAGCAGATCGCCGCGTTCCTCGGGGACAGCCAGCTGGGCGAGCAGTTCACCAAGGACGGCAGGCCGGTGGCCGTGCTGGTCAGGCTCGACAAGAAGAAGAGCACGAAGAGCGGTTACAAGTGGTCGTCCGCGGACGGTCCGCCGTTCGCCCTCACCTCCATGACCGCGGCCGAAGGCCAGATCCGGCTGGACGATCAGCGTCCCGTGGATTGGCTGCTGCCGTGA
- a CDS encoding type A2 lantipeptide, translating to MNSTPQVETVEISDAELDNVSGGLSVNALGTVTGIVDGIAPVSGLVDTVVGTVEGATGLNTAPVTSLVAGL from the coding sequence ATGAACTCCACCCCCCAGGTTGAGACCGTCGAGATCTCCGACGCCGAGCTGGACAACGTCTCCGGCGGTCTGTCCGTGAACGCCCTTGGCACCGTCACCGGCATCGTGGACGGCATTGCTCCGGTTTCCGGCCTGGTCGACACGGTCGTCGGCACCGTCGAGGGCGCCACCGGCCTGAACACCGCGCCGGTCACCAGCCTGGTCGCCGGTCTCTGA
- a CDS encoding NHLP family bacteriocin export ABC transporter peptidase/permease/ATPase subunit: MSAAQETRGRRRAAPPKRRPVPKGRGKSVRTPTVLQMEAVECGAASLAMVLGHFGRHVPLEELRIACGVSRDGSRASNLLKAARSYGLTAKGMQMDTAALAEVKAPAILFWEFNHYVVYDGMGRRLGRRGVYINDPGKGRRFVPMEDFDSSFTGVVLVMEPGEEFAKGGRKPGVLGAMPARLRGTAGTMPAAVLASLLLVVVGASVPALSRTYIDMFLIGGQTSLLGVLFASMGTCVLLTLVLTWLQQANLLRGRIISSTLSSARFLRHLLRLPVTFFSQRSPADLVQRLQSNDQVAETLARDLAAAGVDAVVVVLYAILLYTYDPQLTFVGIGVALLNLVAMRVVIRLRATRTAKLRADSARLTNTAYTGLQLIETMKATGGEDGYFRKWAGQHATTLEEQQRLGVPSAWLGVVAPTLATLNSALILWIGGMRAVEGGISVGLLVAFQALVTRFTAPITRLNGVAGRIQDFAADVARLKDVENFQADPLYGRSGTGDSTRRLHGHVELQNITFGYNPLDKPLLTGFDLTVGPGQQVALVGGSGSGKSTVSRLISGLYTPWDGVIRIDGQRLDDIPRGALAASVSFVDQDVFLFEGTVRDNVALWDPSIPDEAVVDALRDAALYDVVMRRPGGIQSRVEQDGRNFSGGQRQRLEIARALVRRPSILVLDEVTSALDAETELTVMDNLRKRGCACVVIAHRLSTVRDSDEIVVLQHGTIVERGRHDALVAAGGAYAALVKER; the protein is encoded by the coding sequence GTGAGCGCCGCACAGGAGACCCGCGGCAGGCGCCGGGCCGCGCCACCGAAGCGCCGGCCGGTGCCCAAGGGCAGGGGCAAGAGCGTCCGTACGCCCACCGTGCTCCAGATGGAGGCCGTCGAATGCGGCGCCGCCTCCCTCGCCATGGTGCTCGGCCACTTCGGACGGCATGTGCCGCTGGAGGAGCTGCGCATCGCGTGCGGCGTGTCCCGGGACGGCTCGCGCGCCAGCAACCTGCTGAAAGCGGCGCGCAGTTACGGCCTGACGGCCAAGGGCATGCAGATGGACACCGCGGCCCTCGCCGAGGTGAAGGCGCCCGCGATCCTGTTCTGGGAGTTCAACCACTACGTCGTCTACGACGGCATGGGGCGCCGCCTCGGCCGCCGCGGGGTGTACATCAACGACCCCGGCAAGGGCCGCCGTTTCGTGCCGATGGAGGACTTCGACTCCAGCTTCACGGGCGTCGTCCTGGTCATGGAGCCGGGCGAGGAGTTCGCGAAGGGCGGCCGGAAGCCGGGCGTCCTGGGTGCGATGCCCGCCCGGCTGCGCGGCACCGCGGGCACGATGCCCGCCGCGGTGCTGGCGAGCCTGCTGCTGGTGGTGGTCGGCGCGTCGGTGCCGGCGCTGAGCCGCACGTACATCGACATGTTCCTCATCGGGGGCCAGACGTCCCTGCTCGGCGTGCTGTTCGCGTCGATGGGGACGTGCGTGCTGCTCACGCTCGTGCTGACGTGGCTGCAACAGGCGAACCTGCTGCGCGGCCGCATCATCTCCTCCACGCTCTCCAGCGCCCGCTTCCTGCGCCATCTGCTGCGACTGCCGGTGACGTTCTTCTCCCAGCGCAGCCCGGCCGACCTGGTGCAGCGCCTCCAGTCGAACGACCAGGTGGCCGAGACGCTGGCCCGCGACCTCGCGGCGGCGGGCGTGGACGCGGTGGTCGTGGTCCTCTACGCCATCCTCCTCTATACGTACGACCCCCAGCTCACCTTCGTCGGCATCGGCGTCGCCCTGCTGAACCTGGTGGCGATGCGGGTCGTCATCCGGCTGCGCGCGACCCGGACGGCGAAGCTGCGCGCGGACAGCGCGCGGCTCACCAACACCGCGTACACGGGCCTGCAGTTGATCGAGACGATGAAGGCGACCGGCGGTGAGGACGGCTACTTCCGCAAGTGGGCCGGGCAGCACGCCACCACGCTGGAGGAGCAGCAGCGGCTCGGCGTGCCGAGCGCCTGGCTGGGCGTGGTCGCACCCACGCTCGCGACCCTCAACAGCGCGCTGATCCTGTGGATCGGCGGGATGCGGGCGGTCGAGGGCGGTATATCCGTCGGTCTGCTGGTCGCCTTCCAGGCGCTGGTCACCCGCTTCACCGCCCCGATCACCCGCCTCAACGGCGTCGCGGGCCGCATCCAGGACTTCGCCGCCGACGTGGCCCGCCTGAAGGACGTCGAGAACTTCCAGGCCGACCCGCTCTACGGCCGCTCCGGCACTGGCGACTCGACGCGCCGCCTGCACGGACACGTCGAGCTGCAGAACATCACCTTCGGCTACAACCCGCTCGACAAGCCCCTGCTCACCGGCTTCGACCTGACCGTGGGCCCGGGCCAGCAGGTCGCGCTGGTCGGCGGCTCCGGCAGCGGCAAGTCCACCGTGTCCCGCCTCATCTCGGGCCTCTACACTCCCTGGGACGGCGTGATCCGCATCGACGGCCAGCGCCTCGACGACATCCCGCGGGGCGCGCTCGCCGCCTCCGTCTCCTTCGTCGACCAGGACGTCTTCCTCTTCGAGGGCACCGTCCGGGACAACGTGGCGCTGTGGGACCCGTCGATCCCGGACGAGGCGGTGGTGGACGCGCTGCGGGACGCGGCGCTGTACGACGTCGTCATGCGCAGGCCGGGCGGGATCCAGAGCCGGGTCGAGCAGGACGGCCGGAACTTCTCCGGCGGACAGCGGCAACGCCTGGAGATCGCGCGGGCGCTGGTGCGCAGGCCGAGCATCCTCGTCCTCGACGAGGTGACCAGCGCCCTGGACGCGGAGACCGAGCTGACGGTGATGGACAACCTGCGCAAGCGCGGCTGTGCCTGCGTGGTCATCGCCCACCGGCTCAGCACCGTGCGCGACAGCGACGAGATCGTCGTACTCCAGCACGGCACGATCGTGGAACGCGGGCGGCACGACGCCCTGGTCGCAGCGGGCGGCGCCTACGCCGCGCTGGTCAAGGAGCGGTGA
- a CDS encoding SpoIIE family protein phosphatase, protein MVGVSEGQQPPAQAPAATRTRVGRPLLSLALASMMDEVHAHSGAVYLLAADEPVLEMAVMAGLPRAFAAPWERVGLSAPIPVADALRERRLVWIGGEEDMARRYPRIAVVLPYPFALAALPVATPTTQYGAVFVTWPGAHAPQLSDRERDHLTAACDRLAVRLERAVQDNRPPHPEPDLLSAPLLGGTAGTLGTVEAARMVARLPYGLCSLDLHGRICFANAAAAELIGKPVSGLLGTQLWAAVPWLNDPVYEDRYRAALLSQQSTSFVALRPPGDWLSFRLYPSTTGLSVRISRARAVAEMSRAGTQPGGAPSRLVTISQVLSLAGALTEAVSVQDVVQLVADEIAPAVGCQALVLLGSRGGRLHVLGHRGYPDPHIVERFDGLPMTERTPGTHALTSGVPAFFESREQLERLYPLRQATPDGFAAWAYLPLIASGRPVGTCVLAYAEPHPFPADERAVLNSLGGLIAQALERALLYDAKHQLAHGLQAALLPHSLPRLPGIDAAARYLPATRGMEIGGDFYDLVPSLPLAAAVIGDVQGHNVTAAGLMGQLRTAVRAYTAVGQAPEEVMRSTNRLMIDLGADLFASCLYLRLDPARGRAVMARAGHPPPLLRRADGRVRVLDLAGGPLLGIDASATYPTTEVDLAPGCVLVLYTDGLIESPGIDIEDALADLGQRLGEAGDLPLDELADRLVERSAATEERLDDVALLLLRARE, encoded by the coding sequence GTGGTCGGCGTGTCCGAGGGGCAGCAGCCGCCCGCACAGGCGCCGGCGGCCACCAGGACGCGGGTCGGCCGACCGCTGCTGTCGCTCGCGCTGGCCTCGATGATGGACGAGGTGCACGCGCACTCCGGCGCGGTGTATCTGCTGGCCGCCGACGAGCCGGTGCTGGAGATGGCGGTCATGGCGGGGCTGCCCCGGGCGTTCGCCGCCCCGTGGGAGCGGGTCGGCCTGAGCGCCCCCATCCCGGTGGCGGACGCGCTGCGGGAGCGGCGGCTGGTCTGGATCGGCGGCGAGGAGGACATGGCACGTCGCTATCCGCGCATCGCCGTGGTGCTCCCCTACCCGTTCGCACTGGCGGCGCTGCCGGTGGCGACGCCGACCACCCAGTACGGGGCCGTGTTCGTGACCTGGCCCGGGGCGCACGCACCTCAGCTGTCCGACCGGGAGCGGGATCACCTGACGGCCGCCTGCGACCGGCTCGCGGTACGGCTGGAGCGTGCCGTGCAGGACAACCGCCCGCCCCATCCCGAGCCGGATCTGCTGTCGGCGCCGCTGCTCGGCGGCACGGCCGGCACGCTCGGCACGGTCGAGGCGGCGCGGATGGTGGCGCGGCTGCCGTACGGCCTGTGCTCGCTCGATCTGCACGGCCGGATCTGCTTCGCCAACGCGGCGGCCGCCGAGCTGATCGGGAAGCCGGTGAGCGGGCTGCTGGGCACGCAGCTGTGGGCGGCGGTGCCCTGGCTGAACGACCCGGTGTACGAGGACCGCTACCGGGCGGCGCTGCTCAGCCAGCAGTCCACGTCGTTCGTGGCGCTGCGCCCGCCGGGCGACTGGCTGTCGTTCCGGCTGTATCCGAGTACGACGGGGCTGAGCGTGCGCATCAGCCGGGCGCGGGCCGTGGCCGAGATGAGCAGGGCCGGGACGCAGCCGGGCGGTGCGCCGTCCCGGCTGGTCACCATCTCCCAGGTGCTGAGCCTGGCCGGTGCGCTGACCGAGGCGGTGAGCGTGCAGGACGTGGTGCAGCTGGTCGCCGACGAGATCGCGCCGGCCGTGGGCTGCCAGGCCCTGGTGCTCCTCGGCTCGCGGGGCGGCCGGCTGCATGTGCTGGGGCATCGCGGCTATCCGGACCCGCACATCGTGGAGCGGTTCGACGGACTGCCGATGACCGAGCGGACGCCGGGCACACACGCCCTGACCAGTGGGGTGCCGGCGTTCTTCGAGTCCCGGGAGCAACTGGAGCGCCTGTACCCGCTGCGGCAGGCGACCCCGGACGGCTTCGCTGCCTGGGCCTATCTGCCGCTGATCGCCTCCGGTCGGCCGGTGGGCACCTGTGTGCTCGCCTATGCCGAGCCGCACCCGTTTCCCGCCGACGAGCGGGCGGTGCTCAACAGTCTGGGCGGGCTGATCGCGCAGGCGCTGGAGCGGGCGCTGCTCTACGACGCCAAGCACCAGCTCGCCCACGGGCTGCAGGCGGCGCTGCTGCCGCACTCGCTGCCCCGGCTGCCCGGCATCGACGCCGCCGCGCGCTATCTGCCCGCGACCCGGGGCATGGAGATCGGCGGCGACTTCTACGACCTGGTGCCCAGCCTGCCGCTGGCTGCCGCGGTGATCGGGGACGTGCAGGGGCACAACGTCACGGCGGCGGGGCTGATGGGGCAACTGCGTACGGCCGTACGTGCGTACACGGCCGTCGGGCAGGCCCCCGAGGAGGTCATGCGCAGCACCAACCGGCTGATGATCGACCTGGGTGCCGATCTGTTCGCCAGTTGTTTGTATCTGCGGCTCGATCCCGCGCGCGGGCGGGCCGTGATGGCGCGGGCGGGGCATCCGCCGCCGCTGCTGCGCCGGGCGGACGGCCGGGTCCGGGTGCTCGACCTGGCGGGCGGTCCGCTGCTGGGCATCGACGCGTCGGCCACGTATCCGACGACGGAGGTCGACCTCGCCCCCGGCTGTGTCCTCGTCCTGTACACCGACGGGCTGATCGAATCCCCCGGCATCGACATCGAGGACGCCCTCGCCGATCTCGGGCAACGGCTCGGCGAGGCCGGCGACCTCCCCCTGGACGAGCTGGCGGACCGGCTCGTGGAACGGAGCGCGGCGACCGAGGAACGGCTGGACGACGTGGCGCTGCTGCTGTTGCGGGCACGGGAGTGA
- a CDS encoding glucose-1-phosphate thymidylyltransferase: protein MKALVLSGGAGTRLRPITHTSAKQLVPVANKAVLFYGLESIAAAGITEVGMIVGDTAAEIEDAVGDGSKFGLQVTYIPQERPLGLAHAVLIARDYLGDDDFVMYLGDNFIVGGITDLVDGFRANRPDAQILLTRVPDPRAFGVAELDATGQVIGLEEKPEHPKSDLALVGVYLFTPVIHEAVRAIEPSWRGELEITHAIQHLIDARSDVRSTVIQGYWKDTGNVVDMLEVNRTVLEGLERRIDGEVDERSETIGRVVVEEGARVTGSRIVGPCVIGAGTVVSDSYVGPFTSVAENCRITHSELEFSIVLRDSSIDGVGRIESSLIGRHVQVTPAPNVPSAHRLVLGDHSKVQIHT from the coding sequence ATGAAGGCTCTCGTGCTGTCCGGGGGCGCCGGTACGCGCTTGAGGCCGATCACCCATACATCGGCCAAGCAACTCGTACCGGTCGCCAACAAGGCTGTGTTGTTCTATGGGTTGGAGTCCATCGCCGCCGCAGGCATAACCGAAGTCGGCATGATCGTCGGCGACACCGCGGCCGAGATCGAGGACGCCGTCGGCGACGGGTCCAAGTTCGGCCTGCAGGTCACGTACATCCCGCAGGAGCGGCCGCTCGGGCTGGCTCACGCGGTGCTGATCGCCCGTGACTATCTCGGCGACGACGACTTCGTGATGTACCTCGGCGACAACTTCATCGTCGGCGGCATCACCGACCTCGTCGACGGCTTCCGCGCGAACCGCCCAGACGCCCAGATCCTGCTCACCCGCGTCCCCGACCCGCGCGCCTTCGGCGTCGCCGAACTCGACGCGACCGGGCAGGTGATCGGCCTCGAGGAGAAGCCGGAACACCCCAAGAGCGACCTCGCCCTCGTCGGCGTCTACCTGTTCACCCCGGTGATCCACGAGGCCGTGCGCGCCATCGAGCCGTCCTGGCGCGGCGAGTTGGAGATCACCCACGCCATCCAGCACCTCATCGACGCACGCTCCGACGTCCGCTCCACGGTCATCCAGGGCTACTGGAAGGACACCGGGAACGTCGTCGACATGCTCGAGGTGAACCGGACCGTCCTGGAAGGCCTCGAACGCCGCATCGACGGCGAGGTGGACGAGCGGTCCGAGACCATCGGGCGGGTCGTGGTCGAGGAAGGCGCGCGCGTCACCGGCTCACGCATCGTCGGCCCCTGCGTCATCGGCGCCGGAACCGTCGTCAGCGACTCCTACGTCGGCCCGTTCACCTCCGTCGCGGAGAACTGCCGTATCACCCACAGCGAGTTGGAGTTCTCCATCGTCCTGCGGGACTCCTCGATCGACGGAGTGGGCCGCATCGAGAGCTCCCTCATCGGGCGGCACGTCCAGGTGACCCCGGCGCCGAACGTGCCCAGTGCTCATCGACTCGTCCTCGGAGACCACAGCAAGGTGCAGATCCACACATGA
- a CDS encoding S1 family peptidase — translation MSHKRIPKRKAAIAAGSVVALGAAAILLPNANASQDGASDSAAPKTLKAADASDLASQLAGLLGDAFAGSYYDEADQQLVVNVVGDNNNVIVEAKKAGAEVRQVDNSMAELESGAATLKSEATIPGTAWAVDPRTNKIQVTADSTVTGANWDRLESTVQELGGDMATIKKSAGTFKTFASGGDAIFADGSRCSLGFNVTAGDGTPAFLTAGHCGVAAEAWSDSEAGAPIATVDQAVFPGEGDFALVKYDDPATEAPSEVNLGDQTVPIVQAAEAAVGQEVFRMGSTTGLADGTVTGLNATVNYPEGTVTGLIQTDVCAEPGDSGGSMFTQDGSAVGLTSGGSGDCTVGGETFFQPVTTALEAVGATLGDAAGGGAGAGEEAGAGGEDAGAGEDAGAGEEAGAGEEAGAGEEAGAGEEAGAGNAEGTGNGLGEIVGNGVGVN, via the coding sequence TTGAGTCACAAGCGAATTCCGAAGCGCAAGGCCGCGATAGCGGCGGGCAGCGTCGTGGCGCTCGGCGCGGCCGCGATTCTGCTGCCCAACGCGAACGCGTCCCAGGACGGCGCGTCGGACAGCGCCGCGCCCAAGACTCTGAAGGCGGCGGACGCCTCGGATCTCGCCTCGCAGCTCGCCGGGCTGCTCGGCGACGCCTTCGCCGGCTCCTACTACGACGAAGCCGATCAGCAGCTGGTCGTCAACGTGGTCGGCGACAACAACAACGTGATCGTGGAGGCCAAGAAGGCCGGCGCGGAGGTCCGCCAGGTCGACAACAGCATGGCCGAACTGGAGTCCGGCGCGGCGACGCTGAAGTCCGAGGCGACCATCCCGGGCACGGCCTGGGCCGTCGACCCGCGCACCAACAAGATCCAGGTCACCGCCGACTCCACGGTCACCGGCGCCAATTGGGACAGACTGGAGTCGACCGTCCAGGAGCTGGGCGGAGACATGGCGACCATCAAGAAGTCCGCCGGCACCTTCAAGACGTTCGCGTCGGGCGGCGACGCCATTTTCGCCGACGGCTCGCGCTGCTCCCTCGGCTTCAACGTCACCGCGGGCGACGGCACCCCCGCCTTCCTCACCGCGGGTCACTGCGGGGTCGCGGCCGAGGCGTGGTCGGACTCCGAGGCCGGGGCGCCGATCGCCACCGTCGACCAGGCCGTCTTCCCCGGCGAGGGCGACTTCGCGCTCGTCAAGTACGACGACCCGGCGACCGAGGCCCCGAGCGAGGTCAACCTCGGCGACCAGACCGTTCCGATCGTCCAGGCCGCGGAAGCCGCCGTCGGTCAGGAAGTCTTCCGGATGGGCAGCACCACCGGTCTCGCCGACGGCACCGTCACCGGCCTCAACGCCACGGTGAACTACCCGGAGGGCACCGTCACCGGGCTCATCCAGACCGACGTCTGCGCCGAGCCCGGCGACAGCGGCGGCTCGATGTTCACCCAGGACGGCAGCGCTGTCGGCCTGACCTCCGGCGGCAGCGGTGACTGCACCGTCGGCGGCGAGACGTTCTTCCAGCCGGTCACCACCGCCCTGGAAGCGGTCGGCGCGACCCTCGGCGACGCGGCGGGCGGCGGTGCGGGCGCGGGCGAAGAAGCGGGCGCTGGCGGCGAGGACGCCGGAGCCGGTGAAGATGCCGGAGCGGGCGAGGAAGCGGGCGCCGGTGAGGAAGCCGGTGCCGGTGAAGAGGCCGGAGCCGGTGAGGAAGCCGGTGCCGGCAACGCCGAGGGTACGGGCAACGGCCTCGGTGAGATCGTCGGCAACGGCGTCGGCGTGAACTGA
- a CDS encoding SpoIIE family protein phosphatase — translation MTDVVTEGDAERGTRTLRAETALKTLTADAESPDRLRRILEQILVFARASFAAVYTPSGDGEALCLVESAGVPRTLYGLRDSYPVSGRSPVADAHRLGQAVWLGPPELAEGAESRRVPSREFFLAALPVHGAGGGALVALSDNPDGFDTDDRACLELIADAVVSPVPTASAEGGELPSGEFSLAMDSGRVEIGDDILELFGLDPADFDGRVETLLGLTVPEDLPSLMSVVEADHMSIGERELEFRVLQPAGPPKWLRLRGRLVPGGEGRPARLVGTVADASKLRSDVTDVARVQRLAAALAIAGTVRDVGKAVVTALRGPLRADRIALAELEADRLVVTVLDPPEPESWPEVWRTEWRTEWPDAPVRAMPTLAAALREGRAQIWPAGTALEPALAEVGPGGLAVLPLPGAGRMAGACLIGWDTPHDFGPDERALLTASAGLAGQALMRARAFDAEHELVGMLQRQLLPRRLPQLPGAEAVARYLPSTAGLELGGDWYDVIPMPDNHVALVIGDVQGHSAAAATLMGQMRTALRAYAAEGHPPDVVVSHSNRLLMELETDLFATCCYVDIDMEEGSAWCVRAGHLPPVLRHPDGSTEIAEAEGGPPLGVVKQAEFPMSPLRLQPGTLIALTTDGLVESVDADIDEGMEGFARDLARSDPAHLGLVADGLLGNARRSDDVALLLLRYDGMDIRPLRESWTVWRVPEAVRHARRFTRRTLRAWGVTEEQDAVALVVSELVTNALVHTDGRVRLDLTLVNHRLRVAVADASPRSPIKPTSIGWEATGGRGILLVEAMSVSWGTVPVSGGKQVWSEIVLERIK, via the coding sequence ATGACGGACGTGGTCACTGAGGGCGATGCGGAACGCGGCACGCGAACCCTGCGTGCCGAAACCGCCCTCAAGACGCTGACGGCCGATGCCGAGTCCCCCGACCGGCTGCGCCGGATCCTCGAACAGATCCTCGTCTTCGCGCGGGCCTCGTTCGCCGCCGTGTACACCCCGAGCGGAGACGGCGAAGCGCTGTGCCTGGTCGAGTCGGCAGGTGTGCCCAGGACGCTGTACGGACTGCGCGACAGCTATCCGGTGTCCGGACGGTCCCCGGTGGCCGACGCCCACCGCTTGGGGCAGGCCGTATGGCTCGGCCCGCCGGAACTCGCCGAGGGAGCCGAGTCACGGCGCGTGCCCTCCCGGGAGTTCTTCCTGGCCGCCCTGCCCGTGCACGGCGCCGGCGGTGGCGCGCTCGTCGCCCTGAGTGACAACCCCGACGGCTTCGACACCGACGACCGGGCCTGCCTCGAACTGATCGCCGACGCCGTCGTCTCGCCCGTGCCGACGGCGTCCGCCGAAGGCGGCGAACTGCCCTCGGGCGAGTTCAGCCTCGCCATGGACAGCGGTCGCGTGGAGATCGGCGACGACATCCTGGAGCTGTTCGGTCTCGACCCGGCGGACTTCGACGGCCGCGTCGAGACCCTGCTGGGCCTGACCGTCCCCGAGGACCTGCCGTCCCTGATGTCCGTCGTCGAGGCCGACCACATGTCCATCGGCGAGCGCGAGCTGGAGTTCCGGGTCCTGCAGCCGGCCGGCCCGCCGAAGTGGCTGCGGCTGCGCGGCCGGCTGGTGCCCGGCGGCGAGGGCCGCCCGGCCCGGCTCGTCGGCACCGTCGCCGACGCGTCCAAGCTGCGCTCCGACGTCACCGACGTGGCCCGCGTCCAGCGGCTGGCAGCCGCGCTGGCCATCGCCGGGACCGTACGCGACGTCGGCAAGGCCGTGGTGACGGCGCTGCGCGGGCCGCTGCGGGCCGACCGGATCGCGCTCGCCGAGCTGGAGGCGGACCGGCTCGTCGTCACCGTCCTCGACCCGCCCGAACCGGAGTCCTGGCCCGAGGTGTGGCGCACCGAGTGGCGCACCGAGTGGCCCGACGCGCCCGTGCGCGCGATGCCCACCCTCGCCGCCGCCCTGCGCGAGGGCCGCGCCCAGATCTGGCCCGCCGGTACCGCGCTGGAACCCGCGCTCGCCGAGGTCGGCCCGGGCGGCCTCGCCGTGCTGCCGCTGCCCGGGGCGGGCCGCATGGCCGGCGCCTGTCTGATCGGCTGGGACACCCCGCACGACTTCGGGCCCGACGAACGTGCCCTGCTCACCGCCTCCGCCGGCCTCGCCGGGCAGGCCCTGATGCGGGCCCGCGCCTTCGACGCCGAGCACGAACTCGTCGGCATGCTCCAGCGCCAGCTGCTGCCGCGCCGCCTGCCCCAGTTGCCCGGCGCGGAAGCCGTCGCCCGCTACCTGCCCAGCACCGCGGGACTGGAGCTCGGCGGCGACTGGTACGACGTGATCCCGATGCCCGACAACCATGTGGCCCTCGTCATCGGCGACGTCCAGGGCCACAGCGCCGCCGCCGCCACCCTCATGGGCCAGATGCGTACGGCACTGCGCGCCTACGCCGCCGAAGGCCACCCGCCGGACGTCGTGGTCTCCCACTCCAACCGGCTCCTGATGGAGCTGGAGACCGACCTCTTCGCCACCTGCTGCTACGTCGACATCGACATGGAGGAGGGCTCCGCCTGGTGCGTCCGCGCCGGCCATCTGCCGCCGGTGCTGCGCCATCCGGACGGCAGTACGGAGATCGCCGAGGCGGAGGGCGGCCCGCCGCTCGGCGTGGTGAAGCAGGCCGAGTTCCCGATGAGTCCGTTGCGACTGCAGCCCGGCACGCTGATCGCCCTCACCACGGACGGTCTGGTCGAGTCCGTCGACGCCGACATCGACGAGGGCATGGAAGGGTTCGCCCGCGACCTGGCCCGCTCCGACCCCGCCCACCTCGGCCTCGTCGCCGACGGCCTCCTCGGCAACGCCCGCCGCAGCGACGACGTGGCCCTGCTCCTGCTGCGCTATGACGGCATGGACATCCGCCCGCTGCGGGAGAGCTGGACGGTGTGGCGCGTCCCCGAGGCCGTCCGGCACGCCCGCCGCTTCACCCGGCGCACCCTGCGCGCCTGGGGCGTGACCGAGGAACAGGACGCCGTCGCGCTCGTGGTCTCCGAACTGGTCACCAACGCCCTGGTGCACACCGACGGCCGGGTCCGCCTCGACCTCACCCTCGTCAACCACCGGCTGCGTGTCGCGGTCGCCGACGCCTCGCCCCGCAGCCCGATCAAGCCGACCAGCATCGGTTGGGAGGCCACCGGCGGCCGTGGCATCCTGCTCGTCGAGGCCATGTCGGTGTCCTGGGGGACCGTCCCGGTCAGCGGCGGCAAGCAGGTCTGGAGCGAGATCGTTCTCGAGCGGATCAAATAA